A part of Primulina eburnea isolate SZY01 chromosome 10, ASM2296580v1, whole genome shotgun sequence genomic DNA contains:
- the LOC140802830 gene encoding uncharacterized mitochondrial protein AtMg00310-like, whose translation MLISAGGREVIIKAVAYAIPAYTMSVFRLPDVLCKQIQTMITDYCWGELKQEKRIHLKKWSLLCLSKLNGGAVWCRDLNNFNQAVSAKQAWRVLSHPDTLVARIFKAKYFHSSKFLDASRGHNSSFAWKSVLWG comes from the coding sequence atgTTAATCTCCGCTGGTGGACGAGAAGTTATCATTAAAGCAGTTGCCTATGCTATTCCAGCATACACAATGAGCGTGTTTAGACTCCCAGATGTTTTGTGTAAGCAAATACAGACgatgattactgattactgctGGGGCGAACTCAAACAAGAGAAGCGGATTCACTTGAAGAAATGGAGTCTTCTGTGTCTGTCGAAATTAAATGGAGGGGCTGTGTGGTGTCGTGACTTGAATAACTTTAATCAAGCTGTGTCTGCAAAACAAGCTTGGCGGGTTCTATCTCATCCAGATACACTTGTTGCTAGAATTTTCAAGGCTAAATATTTCCATTCTAGCAAATTTCTTGATGCATCAAGGGGACATAATTCATCTTTTGCTTGGAAAAGTGTGTTGTGGGGGTAA